TAGAAGAATAGGTATCATTTAACCAGGGTCTAAGTTCTTTTCTAACTTCTCCTAAGTTGAGGTTTCTTTTATTCTGAATAAAGTCAATGATTGAGCCACTATCTCTATCATCTTTAACGGATGAGTAAAAATAGTGTCCATCGGCTTGATTAAGACCAACGAGAATCTTATCCCCTTGGTTATCTTTGAGGACAAGACAATTAACTGAACTTTTTTTCTTATCTATAGTATAACCTTGTGTTTGAGCATAATCAGCTAGGTTAATTTGTTTGCATCGATGCAACTCTTCAGCTTGTTTATCTGCTATTTTTCTAAGACGTTCATGATGTCTTGATAAGCGTTTTCGAGTTCGGTTATCCTGTTCGATAAGTTGTTGATGGTGCTGTTGAGTGAGTTGATTTGCTTGGTTAAGTTGGTCATTTGTTCGTTCTGTTGTTGCTTGTCCTTCTCGTATTGAATGGCAAAGTTCTTGAAGGTTTCTAGTAGCTCTTTTTCTAGTTGGTTCATCGTCTTCTTCTACAGCTTTAAGCAGGGCTTGCCTTTGCATTTCCAATTGGTCTTGTGATTGCTGTTGGGAGGTAATATTATGAATTTCCCTTGACTGGTTTGATAAAGTTCTATCCCCCAAGTCTTCTGCTTGAGTTGATTGAGGGTGATTCTGTTGGTTTGAATTTGTTGAAATTGTTTTGTTAAATATTGAGTCATCCCCCAACTGCCTATCAAGGAACCTGTTAAGAGGCTGATAAGAATTGTCCCTGGCAGTAGTGAAGTCCATTTCAGATGGTTTTTGATATTCTGTTGAGTAGCTTGAATATCGTTGGTGATGGTAGTCTCTACGTTTTGACACATTTTCTGACAGTTTTTCTTGAGCTTGTTTAATTCTTGATTGATTATCTGCTCTTGTTGCTGTCTGTCCTGTTGCCGTTTCCGTTGTAGGTTCTTGTCCAAGTCGCCAAGATGCACTATAAATTCCTCCTTTTAATCTAATGCGTTTATTTAGGTCATCATGGGTAACGGTGATGTAATCTTCCCCTTGCCTTGTAATGGTAAAGGCTGCGTCTTCTAGGGTGGTAATGATATCGTTACGGTTTTGGATCTGTCCTTCTTCTATATAAGCCGTTAAGTAATTGGTGATGATCTTCCGAGCATCGTCCCGGCTGATGGGGGTTTGTCCAGCAAGTTCTAAGCGATGGTTTTGGGCATTAATTAAGGCTTGATGACCAGGATAAT
Above is a genomic segment from Crocosphaera subtropica ATCC 51142 containing:
- a CDS encoding DUF3991 domain-containing protein; the protein is MLLKFFDRGTGKGKAPVEYILKETDAKGIIRDPQPELIKGDPQQTINLIDSLNFKHKYRSGVLSFAPEDAPNNEQQQALINSFENVAFAGLDKDQYDILWVRHTHTGNDRVELHFVTPRVELTTGKSLNIAPPGWESYFRPWRDLWNTSQGWASPDDPERSRTYYPGHQALINAQNHRLELAGQTPISRDDARKIITNYLTAYIEEGQIQNRNDIITTLEDAAFTITRQGEDYITVTHDDLNKRIRLKGGIYSASWRLGQEPTTETATGQTATRADNQSRIKQAQEKLSENVSKRRDYHHQRYSSYSTEYQKPSEMDFTTARDNSYQPLNRFLDRQLGDDSIFNKTISTNSNQQNHPQSTQAEDLGDRTLSNQSREIHNITSQQQSQDQLEMQRQALLKAVEEDDEPTRKRATRNLQELCHSIREGQATTERTNDQLNQANQLTQQHHQQLIEQDNRTRKRLSRHHERLRKIADKQAEELHRCKQINLADYAQTQGYTIDKKKSSVNCLVLKDNQGDKILVGLNQADGHYFYSSVKDDRDSGSIIDFIQNKRNLNLGEVRKELRPWLNDTYSSTYTPKKSTPKLTPSTPDRHNILTQFERFKPITNHPYLTQRGINPQTTSNPKFQDKIYTDSRNNVIFPYHDREGICGYEIRNQQFKGFSKGGSKGLWFSKPASTDTKLVICESPLDCLSYHQLFPDANTRYMATGGTLSEKQKTLLKTAFEKIHSQGGQIIIATDKDEAGQGIAQELNNIAPSTAQLSRVVPNHHKDWNEALMAQLRWEREQEQKRSRGRGFSL